One segment of Deltaproteobacteria bacterium HGW-Deltaproteobacteria-4 DNA contains the following:
- the msrB gene encoding peptide-methionine (R)-S-oxide reductase, producing MTKQLFYGWLLWLLLVTPAFAAPIQVYSTASKGLIMSETISKSPAEWKKQLTAEQYHVLREAGTERPFSNKFHDHHAEGIYSCAGCGLELFRSGDKYDSGTGWPSFFAPIAQENVQTKEDRGFFSVRTEVLCARCGGHLGHVFNDGPAPTGLRYCMNSAALNFTPTGGK from the coding sequence ATGACTAAACAGCTATTTTACGGATGGCTACTCTGGCTGCTGCTGGTGACACCAGCCTTCGCCGCCCCGATTCAGGTCTATTCAACCGCCAGCAAAGGATTGATCATGAGTGAGACGATCAGCAAGAGTCCGGCAGAGTGGAAGAAGCAATTGACGGCTGAGCAGTATCATGTTTTACGCGAGGCCGGGACCGAACGACCCTTCAGCAATAAATTCCACGACCATCATGCGGAGGGGATCTATTCCTGTGCCGGCTGCGGCCTGGAGCTCTTCCGTTCCGGGGATAAATACGATTCCGGTACTGGTTGGCCGAGCTTCTTTGCACCGATTGCGCAGGAAAATGTCCAGACCAAAGAGGATCGCGGCTTTTTCTCGGTGCGGACCGAGGTCCTTTGCGCCCGCTGCGGCGGCCATCTCGGCCACGTCTTTAACGACGGTCCGGCGCCGACCGGACTGCGCTACTGCATGAACTCCGCCGCCCTGAACTTTACCCCGACAGGTGGCAAGTGA
- a CDS encoding lysine 2,3-aminomutase, whose product MEPWQQSLRDSLTDPAQLTARFAIDPVPLLAVAQRYPLRITPYYLDLLEGPGDPLWRQCVPDPAELEVDGLLSDPLCETRLSPVPGLVHRYPDRALLLTTATCAVYCRFCTRKRAIGCSSGNQGPDFAAALSYIAQTPALHEVILSGGDPLLLDDDRLDDLLSRLRAIPHVETIRIHSRVPVVLPERITERLAALLGRHHPLYLNTHFNHPRELTPEAAEACQRLAAAGIPLGNQSVLLRGVNDDAETLRSLFRGLLRLRVRPYYLHHGDLVAGTAHLRTSIESGLSLVAALRNTLPGMAIPQYVIDLPGGRGKMPLLANAIVQLGPTAIIRAANGENVAVANPGRNEADK is encoded by the coding sequence ATGGAACCCTGGCAACAATCCTTACGCGACTCCCTCACCGACCCGGCGCAACTTACGGCCCGCTTTGCCATCGACCCGGTGCCGCTGCTGGCGGTGGCACAGCGCTATCCGCTGCGCATCACCCCCTATTATCTCGACCTCCTCGAAGGACCGGGCGATCCCCTTTGGCGGCAGTGCGTCCCTGATCCCGCGGAACTGGAAGTAGACGGTCTTCTTTCCGATCCCCTGTGTGAAACCCGGCTGAGCCCGGTGCCGGGACTGGTGCACCGCTACCCGGATCGGGCTCTCCTCCTCACCACCGCCACCTGCGCCGTTTACTGCCGCTTCTGCACACGCAAGCGCGCCATCGGCTGCAGCTCCGGAAACCAGGGGCCGGATTTTGCCGCCGCCCTTTCTTATATCGCCCAAACCCCGGCGTTGCATGAAGTCATCCTTTCCGGCGGCGATCCTCTCCTGCTGGACGATGATCGCCTCGACGATCTGCTGAGTCGGCTGCGGGCCATCCCCCATGTCGAGACGATCCGCATCCACAGCCGCGTGCCGGTCGTCCTCCCGGAACGGATCACGGAACGACTCGCTGCACTCCTCGGACGACATCATCCTTTGTACCTCAACACCCACTTCAACCATCCCCGCGAACTGACTCCGGAAGCCGCCGAAGCCTGTCAGCGCCTGGCCGCGGCCGGCATTCCCCTCGGCAACCAGAGCGTGTTGCTGCGCGGCGTCAATGATGATGCCGAGACCCTGCGTTCATTATTTCGCGGCCTGCTGCGGCTGCGGGTGCGGCCCTATTATCTGCATCACGGCGACCTTGTCGCCGGTACCGCCCATCTGCGCACCAGCATCGAAAGCGGCCTGAGTTTGGTCGCGGCCCTGCGCAACACCCTGCCGGGAATGGCTATCCCCCAGTACGTCATCGATCTCCCCGGCGGCCGCGGCAAGATGCCGCTCCTGGCAAATGCGATCGTGCAACTCGGGCCGACGGCGATCATCCGCGCCGCTAACGGTGAAAACGTCGCTGTCGCCAATCCAGGTCGAAATGAGGCCGACAAGTAG
- a CDS encoding radical SAM protein: MTDVMLIQPPATKAVEPPLGLAVLAGTLRAKGFSVATLDVNLSATLSLLAPENAARVAGTQPPTNVRRALKQAKPSLVLVRSVAALTSFPRYATALHHLHTLLGLYGDKGERLTLGDYEYEEFSPFAPAALQQVAEGSVTTLFHEHFAGEVVPAVVSRAPRIIALSINYRHQLLPSFELAGLLRRALPEATLVAGGGMITSWQRILTAGAIRLPLFDHLIFGPGEEPLCRLAGGSAHDYLLSGTEIAFNPDFSDLPLADYLSPRPVLPLAASRGCYWGRCRFCPEAAAPTHPYGSDPAVAFPDRLLALAARTGVRDFHLTDNAIPAPTLKALAARHAELHHLRWHGFVRFERALLDPVLVAGLAKSGCTLLQLGLESGSQAVLEQMDKGTKLTEAAQILENLRVAGIASYVYVMTGIPGETAADAELTRRFLLEHAEKIGFLNLALMNLPRDASLLEQAGDYAIDSANLLDSAAPLGLYRSFSSSTDWGRDEARRFLAALKREPAIRAILQRTPPWLTSNHAFFFPPPARVC, from the coding sequence ATGACCGATGTCATGCTCATTCAGCCGCCGGCGACCAAGGCGGTCGAGCCGCCGCTCGGTCTCGCCGTCCTTGCCGGCACTCTGCGCGCCAAGGGCTTTTCGGTGGCGACGCTCGATGTTAATCTCAGCGCCACCCTGTCCCTGCTGGCGCCGGAAAACGCTGCACGGGTCGCCGGAACGCAGCCGCCGACGAACGTGCGCCGCGCCCTGAAACAGGCGAAGCCATCGCTGGTTCTGGTCCGTTCTGTTGCCGCCCTCACCTCCTTTCCCCGCTATGCCACCGCCTTGCACCATTTGCACACCCTCCTCGGTCTGTATGGCGACAAGGGGGAGCGGCTCACCCTCGGTGATTATGAATACGAAGAGTTCTCCCCCTTTGCGCCGGCGGCCTTGCAGCAGGTGGCGGAGGGGAGCGTGACCACTCTCTTTCACGAGCACTTTGCCGGAGAGGTCGTGCCGGCAGTGGTTTCCCGGGCGCCGCGCATCATCGCTCTCTCCATCAACTACCGCCATCAGCTCCTCCCCTCTTTCGAGCTCGCCGGCCTGCTGCGCCGCGCCCTCCCTGAAGCCACCCTCGTCGCCGGCGGCGGCATGATCACCTCCTGGCAACGCATCCTGACGGCCGGGGCGATCCGTTTACCCCTTTTTGACCATCTGATCTTCGGGCCAGGGGAAGAGCCGCTGTGCCGATTAGCGGGCGGCAGCGCGCACGACTATCTCCTCAGCGGCACGGAGATCGCCTTTAACCCCGACTTTTCCGACCTGCCGCTGGCTGACTATCTTTCGCCGCGGCCGGTCCTCCCCCTCGCCGCATCGCGCGGCTGCTACTGGGGCAGGTGCCGCTTCTGCCCGGAAGCCGCCGCCCCGACCCACCCTTACGGCAGCGACCCGGCGGTCGCTTTTCCGGATCGCTTGCTGGCTTTGGCCGCCAGGACCGGGGTTAGGGATTTTCATCTCACCGACAACGCCATCCCGGCACCGACCCTCAAGGCCCTCGCTGCCCGCCATGCCGAACTCCACCATCTTCGCTGGCACGGTTTTGTCCGCTTTGAACGCGCCCTCCTCGATCCGGTTCTGGTCGCCGGCCTGGCCAAAAGTGGCTGCACCCTGCTGCAACTCGGGCTGGAGAGCGGCTCTCAAGCCGTCCTTGAACAGATGGACAAGGGGACAAAGCTGACCGAGGCGGCGCAGATCCTCGAAAATCTCCGGGTTGCCGGGATTGCCAGCTATGTTTATGTCATGACCGGCATCCCCGGCGAGACCGCAGCCGATGCAGAATTAACGCGCCGCTTCCTACTGGAGCATGCCGAGAAGATCGGCTTTCTCAATCTGGCGTTGATGAATCTCCCCCGCGATGCTTCGCTGCTGGAGCAGGCCGGCGACTATGCCATCGATAGCGCCAACCTCCTCGACAGCGCCGCCCCCCTCGGCCTTTATCGCTCATTTAGCAGCAGCACCGATTGGGGCCGGGACGAAGCGCGTCGCTTCTTGGCGGCGCTGAAACGGGAGCCGGCCATCCGCGCCATCCTCCAGCGCACCCCGCCGTGGCTGACCTCGAATCACGCCTTTTTCTTTCCGCCACCAGCGCGGGTATGCTAA
- a CDS encoding bifunctional demethylmenaquinone methyltransferase/2-methoxy-6-polyprenyl-1,4-benzoquinol methylase UbiE produces MYQISEKGRGIREMFDAIAPRYDLLNRLLSFGVDRRWRKTAVGLLSVPGDGMVLDVATGTGDVALEIASRTPATVQIIGADFTQGMLVHGLDKVAASPYAQRIQLVNAPCEELPFPAALFDAVTIAFGIRNVVDRPAGLREMCRVLKPGGRVVILEFSNPRSRLFKALYDFYFLQVLPRIGGLISRRSAYQYLPDSVQAFPPREDFMQMMQAAGFRSVTHHDQTFGIATIYTGIK; encoded by the coding sequence ATGTATCAAATCAGTGAAAAGGGACGGGGCATCCGCGAAATGTTCGACGCCATCGCCCCCCGTTATGATCTGCTCAATCGTCTCCTCTCCTTTGGTGTCGACCGGCGCTGGCGCAAAACCGCCGTCGGTCTCCTGAGTGTCCCCGGCGACGGTATGGTCCTTGACGTCGCGACTGGCACCGGCGATGTTGCTTTGGAAATCGCCAGCCGCACCCCGGCCACGGTGCAGATCATCGGCGCCGACTTTACCCAGGGGATGCTGGTGCATGGCCTCGACAAAGTCGCCGCCTCTCCTTATGCGCAGCGGATTCAGCTGGTCAATGCCCCTTGTGAAGAGCTCCCCTTTCCTGCGGCGCTCTTTGATGCCGTGACCATCGCCTTCGGGATCCGCAATGTCGTCGATCGCCCCGCCGGCTTACGCGAGATGTGCCGGGTCCTCAAACCGGGCGGCCGGGTGGTCATCCTCGAATTCTCCAACCCCAGGAGCCGACTCTTTAAAGCCCTCTACGACTTCTACTTTCTCCAGGTCCTCCCCCGAATCGGCGGGCTGATCTCCCGGCGCAGCGCTTATCAATATCTTCCCGATTCCGTTCAGGCCTTCCCCCCCCGCGAAGACTTCATGCAGATGATGCAGGCCGCCGGTTTTCGCTCCGTCACCCATCACGATCAAACCTTCGGCATCGCCACGATTTATACCGGCATTAAATAA
- the alr gene encoding alanine racemase, producing the protein MLGHRPTYVEIDLAAIRHNLLEVRRRLGPVGKILAVVKADAYGHGAQRVAPALAAAGADLFGVAIVEEGIELRNAGVRQPIVVLGGFYPGQELSLLQHELIPCLFDLDSARRLETIAAAAGVIWPYHLKIDTGMGRIGFLPEELAVVLPQLAALTHLRLDGVLSHLALADDPPHPLTAEQINLFRAILSQVLAAGFTPTEIHLGNSATIFSRDIPECNVVRPGIALYGAAPSDYFAGQLDLRPVMSFRSRIALLKSVPAGTGISYGHRYRALRPSFIAAVPVGYADGYSRQLTNRGEVLIRGQRAPVAGTVCMDWIMVDVTDIPDVSVGDEVTLLGRDQNDAISAEEWAGKVGTISYEIFCNVSKRVPRIYRD; encoded by the coding sequence ATGCTTGGCCACCGTCCTACTTACGTCGAGATCGATCTTGCCGCCATCCGCCACAACCTGCTGGAGGTGCGCCGGCGCCTGGGTCCGGTCGGAAAGATCCTGGCGGTGGTCAAGGCCGATGCTTACGGCCATGGCGCGCAGCGGGTGGCCCCCGCTCTTGCCGCCGCCGGGGCCGATCTCTTCGGTGTGGCGATTGTTGAAGAAGGGATTGAGCTGCGCAACGCCGGAGTGCGGCAGCCGATTGTCGTCCTCGGCGGCTTCTATCCGGGGCAGGAGCTGAGCCTCCTCCAGCATGAACTCATCCCCTGCCTCTTCGATCTTGACAGTGCGCGGCGGCTGGAGACGATCGCCGCCGCTGCCGGCGTGATCTGGCCTTATCACCTCAAGATCGATACCGGCATGGGGCGCATCGGTTTTCTCCCCGAAGAGCTCGCCGTGGTCTTGCCCCAACTCGCCGCCCTGACCCATCTCCGCCTCGACGGGGTCCTGTCCCACCTGGCCCTGGCCGATGATCCCCCCCATCCCCTCACCGCTGAACAGATTAACCTGTTTCGCGCCATCCTCAGCCAGGTGCTGGCTGCCGGCTTTACCCCGACTGAGATCCATCTCGGCAACAGTGCCACCATCTTCTCCCGTGATATCCCGGAATGTAACGTTGTCCGTCCCGGCATCGCCCTCTACGGCGCGGCGCCATCCGACTACTTTGCCGGCCAGCTCGACCTCCGTCCGGTGATGAGTTTCCGTTCGCGCATCGCCCTGCTCAAGAGCGTCCCGGCCGGCACCGGCATCTCCTACGGACACCGCTATCGCGCCCTGCGCCCCAGCTTCATCGCTGCGGTGCCGGTCGGGTATGCCGACGGCTACAGCCGTCAGCTCACCAATCGCGGTGAGGTGCTGATCCGCGGCCAGCGCGCTCCGGTCGCCGGGACGGTCTGCATGGACTGGATCATGGTTGATGTCACCGACATTCCCGACGTCAGCGTCGGTGATGAAGTTACCCTCCTCGGCCGTGACCAAAACGACGCCATCAGCGCCGAAGAGTGGGCCGGCAAGGTCGGGACGATCTCTTACGAAATCTTCTGTAATGTCAGCAAGCGCGTTCCGCGCATCTATCGCGACTAA
- the purH gene encoding bifunctional phosphoribosylaminoimidazolecarboxamide formyltransferase/inosine monophosphate cyclohydrolase (involved in de novo purine biosynthesis), whose translation MAVIKRALISLSDKTGIVDFARELAGFGVEILSTGGTAKLLRDAGLTIKDVADFTGFPEMLDGRVKTLHPKVHGGILGMRDNPEHVAKMQEYGIENIDMVVVNLYPFEATVAKKGCSLEDAIENIDIGGPTMLRSAAKNNRDVTVIVDHSDYAGIFAEMRSSGGAVSRDCNFALAVKVYQHTAAYDGAISNWLGKKLNTEDSEYPPTLTLQYAKAQGLRYGENSHQSGAFYIEKEVSEACIATARQLQGKELSYNNIGDTDAALECVKQFTEGPACVIVKHANPCGVALGSDLLDAYNRAYSTDPESSFGGIIAVNCELDAATARAIVDRQFVEVIIAPQVSAEASAIVAAKKNVRLLECGNWSVETVARLDFKRVNGGLLVQQADLALYEDLKVVSKRQPTAAELEDLLFTWRVAKFVKSNAIVYGKDKMTIGVGAGQMSRVNSARIAAIKAEHAGLTVTGAVMASDAFFPFRDGIDNAAAAGIVAVIQPGGSMRDAEVIAAADEHDMTMIFTGMRHFRH comes from the coding sequence ATGGCTGTAATCAAGCGCGCCCTCATCAGTCTCTCCGACAAGACCGGCATTGTCGACTTCGCCCGGGAACTCGCCGGCTTCGGTGTCGAAATCCTTTCGACCGGCGGCACCGCCAAACTGCTGCGCGACGCCGGTTTGACAATCAAGGATGTTGCCGACTTTACCGGTTTCCCCGAGATGCTAGACGGCCGGGTCAAGACTCTCCATCCCAAAGTGCATGGCGGCATCCTCGGCATGCGCGACAACCCGGAACATGTCGCCAAGATGCAGGAATACGGCATTGAAAATATCGACATGGTCGTCGTCAACCTTTATCCTTTCGAAGCGACTGTCGCCAAGAAGGGCTGCAGCCTCGAAGACGCCATCGAAAATATCGATATTGGCGGCCCGACTATGCTCCGCTCTGCCGCCAAGAATAATCGCGATGTCACCGTCATCGTCGATCACAGCGATTACGCCGGAATCTTTGCAGAGATGCGCAGCAGCGGCGGCGCCGTCAGTCGTGACTGTAACTTTGCGCTCGCCGTTAAAGTCTATCAGCACACCGCCGCTTACGATGGAGCCATCTCCAACTGGCTCGGCAAAAAACTCAACACTGAAGACAGCGAGTATCCGCCGACTCTGACCCTGCAGTATGCCAAGGCGCAGGGACTCCGTTATGGCGAAAATTCTCACCAAAGCGGCGCCTTTTATATTGAAAAAGAGGTGAGCGAGGCCTGTATCGCTACGGCCCGGCAATTGCAAGGCAAGGAACTCTCTTACAACAATATCGGCGACACCGATGCTGCCCTTGAATGCGTCAAACAGTTCACCGAAGGGCCGGCCTGCGTCATTGTCAAGCATGCCAACCCCTGCGGCGTCGCCCTCGGCAGCGATCTTCTTGATGCCTATAATCGCGCCTACAGCACCGATCCTGAGTCGTCATTTGGCGGAATTATCGCCGTCAATTGCGAACTCGATGCCGCCACCGCCCGGGCGATTGTCGATCGTCAGTTTGTTGAAGTCATCATCGCCCCGCAAGTCTCGGCGGAAGCCAGCGCCATTGTCGCCGCCAAGAAGAATGTCCGCCTCCTTGAATGCGGCAACTGGTCGGTGGAAACAGTCGCGCGCCTCGATTTCAAACGGGTCAACGGTGGACTTCTTGTCCAGCAGGCTGATCTGGCTCTTTATGAAGACCTCAAGGTCGTCAGTAAGCGCCAACCGACCGCGGCTGAGCTCGAAGATCTTCTCTTTACCTGGCGGGTGGCTAAATTCGTCAAGAGTAACGCCATTGTCTACGGCAAAGACAAGATGACGATCGGCGTCGGCGCCGGGCAGATGAGCCGGGTCAACTCCGCGCGCATCGCCGCAATCAAGGCCGAACATGCCGGCCTCACCGTCACCGGCGCGGTCATGGCTTCCGATGCCTTCTTCCCCTTCCGCGACGGTATCGACAACGCCGCTGCCGCCGGTATTGTTGCCGTCATTCAACCTGGCGGCTCGATGCGCGATGCCGAAGTCATCGCCGCTGCTGATGAGCACGACATGACGATGATCTTTACCGGCATGCGTCATTTTCGGCATTAA
- a CDS encoding phosphoribosylamine--glycine ligase has protein sequence MNVLVVGGGGREHALVWKIAQSPLVSRIFCAPGNPGMAGLAENVPVAVDDLDGLLAFALREKIALTVVGPELPLSLGIVDRFEAAGLKAFGPYQNAAIIEASKAFSKDLMEKYDIPTAAYGVFSEIAPALDFIKQLGTPIVIKADGLAAGKGVIIAQTVSEAEATVHDMLGGNAFGAAGSRVVIEEFLRGEEASFLALTDGKKIVPLASAQDHKAIFDGDLGPNTGGMGAYSPAPVVTEEIHQIAMEQVMRRAVDGMAAEGRPYRGVLYAGLMIDNGRVKTLEFNARFGDPECQPLLMRMKSDIVPLLLAIANGDLGDLTIDWHDQAAVCVVMAAGGYPGDYLKGDEIHGLDTAAALNDLIVFHAGTTEKNGKVVTNGGRVLGVTGRGDSVKAAIAKAYEGVRVIHWNGAQYRTDIGKKAL, from the coding sequence ATGAACGTTCTAGTCGTTGGCGGCGGTGGCCGCGAACATGCTCTGGTCTGGAAGATTGCCCAGTCGCCGCTGGTCAGCAGGATTTTTTGCGCGCCGGGGAATCCCGGCATGGCTGGCCTCGCCGAAAATGTGCCGGTGGCGGTCGATGATCTCGATGGTCTTTTGGCTTTTGCGTTGCGCGAAAAGATTGCACTCACCGTCGTCGGCCCCGAGCTCCCCCTTTCTCTCGGCATTGTCGATCGCTTCGAAGCGGCGGGTCTCAAGGCCTTCGGACCATATCAGAATGCAGCGATTATCGAGGCGAGTAAAGCCTTCTCCAAAGATCTGATGGAGAAGTACGATATCCCGACTGCGGCTTACGGGGTCTTCAGTGAGATTGCCCCGGCCCTCGACTTTATCAAGCAGCTCGGCACGCCGATCGTCATCAAGGCCGATGGTCTGGCTGCCGGCAAAGGGGTGATTATTGCCCAGACTGTTTCCGAGGCCGAAGCGACCGTGCACGATATGCTCGGTGGTAATGCCTTTGGTGCCGCCGGCTCGCGGGTGGTGATCGAAGAGTTCCTGCGCGGCGAAGAAGCCTCCTTCCTCGCCCTCACCGACGGGAAAAAGATCGTCCCCCTGGCGAGCGCCCAGGATCACAAAGCCATCTTTGACGGCGATCTCGGTCCCAATACCGGCGGCATGGGCGCTTATTCGCCGGCACCGGTGGTGACCGAAGAGATTCATCAAATCGCCATGGAGCAGGTCATGCGCCGCGCCGTCGATGGTATGGCCGCCGAAGGGCGCCCTTATCGCGGCGTTCTTTACGCCGGGCTGATGATCGATAACGGCCGGGTCAAGACCCTCGAATTCAACGCCCGTTTCGGCGATCCCGAATGTCAGCCGCTGCTGATGCGGATGAAGTCGGATATCGTTCCTCTTCTTCTTGCCATTGCCAACGGCGATCTTGGCGATCTGACCATCGACTGGCACGATCAGGCGGCGGTCTGTGTGGTCATGGCCGCCGGCGGTTATCCCGGTGACTACCTCAAGGGGGATGAGATTCACGGCCTTGACACCGCCGCCGCGCTAAACGATCTCATCGTCTTCCACGCCGGCACTACCGAAAAAAATGGCAAAGTAGTGACCAACGGCGGCCGGGTTTTAGGTGTGACCGGGCGGGGTGACAGCGTCAAGGCGGCGATTGCGAAGGCTTATGAAGGGGTGCGCGTGATTCACTGGAATGGCGCGCAGTACCGGACGGATATTGGCAAGAAGGCGTTGTAG
- the purE gene encoding 5-(carboxyamino)imidazole ribonucleotide mutase, with product MTTTAPQVGILMGSDNDYEIMIEAGRALHGFGIPFEMTVASAHRSPQRTSSYVRSARTRGIKVLIAGAGAAAHLAGVVAAETTLPVIAVPIDASALQGLDALLAMVQMPAGIPVATMAIGKAGARNAGILAAQIIALGDPAIAQRLEDFKVELASGVEKRAHALEARLQQEKF from the coding sequence ATGACAACCACCGCACCGCAAGTCGGCATCCTCATGGGGAGCGACAACGATTACGAGATCATGATTGAAGCCGGCCGCGCCCTGCACGGTTTTGGCATTCCCTTTGAAATGACTGTGGCCAGTGCCCACCGCTCCCCGCAACGGACCAGCAGTTATGTCCGCAGCGCCCGGACGCGCGGCATCAAGGTGCTGATCGCCGGGGCCGGTGCCGCCGCCCATCTCGCCGGGGTGGTCGCCGCCGAGACGACCCTGCCGGTCATTGCCGTGCCGATCGATGCTTCGGCCCTGCAAGGGCTCGACGCCCTCCTCGCCATGGTGCAGATGCCGGCGGGAATACCGGTGGCGACGATGGCGATCGGCAAGGCCGGCGCCCGCAACGCCGGCATTCTTGCCGCCCAGATCATCGCTCTCGGGGATCCGGCCATTGCGCAGCGTCTGGAGGACTTCAAGGTCGAACTGGCCAGCGGAGTTGAAAAGCGCGCCCACGCCCTCGAAGCCCGCTTGCAGCAAGAAAAGTTTTAA
- a CDS encoding cytochrome c biogenesis protein ResB, with product MARAAPSSQSGDADLNDKKQNPIDAIWDFFCSLKLSISTLILLAVTSILGTVIEQGSTPQAMTEKHGWSLSFMQFLDTYLDAFNMYHSWWFIGLLGLFSVNLICCSIKRLPRVWHTVQNPQLTPDDNTLRAFSNREEFVVKGEEAAIKEKVSAFLSGRFSAARVHEKDGKTYFYAEKGAWSRFGVYITHLSILIIFVGALLGSFWGYKGYVSIPEGGQTDQVYRRDKQVEVPMGFAVRCEAFSVSYYEGTRRPREFKSILTVIDNGEVVIKDRKVIVNEPLTYKGLVFYQSSYNPIGDPSFGIQVKERASGQVIDFKIPFGGTRPLPGGGSVRVENYGDNGMIVRLGVIGTNGQRQVVDIYDPSANISDERRGGEYVFTLTGFHQRYATGLQVAKDPGVEVVWLGCLFMVIGTMVAFFMSHRRIWVVLSPGNKGMNLLIAGNANRNQPAFEIGFDELKKEFKNEFSS from the coding sequence TTGGCCCGTGCCGCTCCTTCATCTCAATCAGGAGACGCGGATTTGAACGACAAGAAGCAAAACCCCATCGATGCGATTTGGGATTTTTTCTGCTCCCTCAAACTCTCCATCAGCACTCTTATCCTCCTTGCCGTCACCTCGATTCTCGGCACTGTCATCGAGCAAGGCTCCACACCGCAAGCCATGACGGAGAAGCACGGCTGGAGCCTCAGCTTCATGCAGTTCCTCGATACCTACCTTGACGCCTTCAACATGTACCACTCCTGGTGGTTTATCGGCCTCCTCGGGCTCTTTTCCGTCAACCTGATCTGCTGCTCGATCAAACGTTTGCCGCGGGTCTGGCATACCGTGCAGAATCCGCAGTTGACCCCTGATGACAATACGCTGCGCGCCTTCTCCAACCGCGAAGAGTTTGTGGTCAAGGGTGAGGAGGCGGCGATCAAAGAGAAGGTCAGCGCCTTTCTGTCCGGCCGTTTCTCCGCCGCCAGGGTCCATGAAAAGGACGGCAAGACTTACTTTTACGCCGAGAAGGGGGCCTGGTCCCGTTTCGGTGTTTATATCACCCACCTGTCGATCCTGATCATCTTCGTCGGCGCCCTGCTCGGGAGCTTCTGGGGCTACAAAGGGTATGTCAGTATCCCCGAGGGCGGCCAGACCGACCAGGTCTATCGTCGTGACAAGCAGGTCGAAGTTCCGATGGGGTTTGCGGTCCGCTGCGAAGCCTTCAGCGTCAGTTACTATGAAGGGACCCGCCGCCCGCGCGAGTTCAAGAGCATCCTTACGGTCATCGACAACGGTGAGGTCGTTATCAAGGATCGCAAGGTTATTGTTAACGAACCCTTGACCTACAAAGGACTCGTCTTTTACCAGTCGAGTTACAATCCCATCGGCGACCCGAGTTTTGGTATTCAGGTCAAGGAGCGGGCCAGTGGCCAGGTCATCGATTTCAAAATCCCCTTTGGCGGCACCCGCCCCCTCCCCGGCGGCGGGTCAGTGCGGGTCGAAAATTACGGCGATAACGGCATGATCGTCCGCCTTGGCGTTATCGGCACCAACGGCCAGCGCCAGGTCGTTGATATCTATGATCCGAGCGCCAACATCAGTGACGAGCGGCGCGGTGGAGAATATGTCTTTACCCTCACCGGCTTCCACCAGCGTTACGCCACCGGCCTGCAAGTCGCCAAAGACCCCGGCGTCGAAGTCGTCTGGCTCGGCTGCCTCTTCATGGTCATTGGCACTATGGTCGCCTTCTTTATGTCGCATCGCCGCATCTGGGTGGTCCTCAGTCCCGGCAACAAAGGGATGAACCTGCTGATTGCCGGTAACGCTAATCGTAATCAGCCCGCTTTTGAGATCGGGTTCGACGAGCTCAAAAAAGAATTCAAGAACGAATTTTCGTCCTAG